A genomic window from Candidatus Obscuribacter sp. includes:
- a CDS encoding RNA-binding protein: MNNKLFVGNLSFKVTETELQEVFAQSGEVLSVSIPTDKYTGKKRGFGFVEMATAEAAEAAINALNGRALAGREMSVNLARPKSAKPV, translated from the coding sequence ATGAACAACAAGCTATTCGTAGGAAACCTCTCTTTTAAAGTGACCGAAACCGAACTGCAAGAAGTTTTTGCGCAATCAGGTGAAGTCCTCTCGGTATCTATCCCCACAGACAAGTACACCGGTAAAAAGCGCGGTTTTGGCTTTGTCGAAATGGCTACTGCTGAAGCTGCCGAAGCGGCTATCAATGCTCTCAACGGTCGTGCTCTGGCTGGACGCGAAATGTCCGTAAATCTGGCTCGCCCTAAATCTGCAAAACCCGTATAA